One Simonsiella muelleri ATCC 29453 DNA window includes the following coding sequences:
- the rpmA gene encoding 50S ribosomal protein L27: MASKKAGGSTRNGRDSEAKRLGVKAFGNELIPAGSIIVRQRGTKFHAGNNVGMGKDHTLFAKVDGYVEFSTKGALNRKTVSVRPYEGAEEN; encoded by the coding sequence ATGGCAAGTAAAAAAGCTGGCGGTAGCACCCGCAACGGTCGCGATTCAGAAGCTAAACGCTTGGGCGTTAAAGCATTTGGTAACGAATTGATTCCTGCAGGTTCAATCATCGTTCGCCAACGTGGTACAAAATTCCACGCAGGTAATAACGTAGGCATGGGCAAAGATCACACTTTATTCGCTAAAGTTGATGGTTATGTAGAGTTCTCTACTAAAGGCGCGTTAAACCGCAAAACCGTAAGTGTTCGTCCATACGAAGGCGCAGAAGAAAACTAA
- the glmU gene encoding bifunctional UDP-N-acetylglucosamine diphosphorylase/glucosamine-1-phosphate N-acetyltransferase GlmU, with product MSLNIIILAAGKGTRMYSNMPKVLHQIAGKSMLEHVINVAETLKPSNINVVIGHGKEQVLAQLAHKTNITWVEQTEQLGTGHAVKMVLPHIPPYGRTLVLYGDVPLIDTATLSQLLDTAGEQVGLLTDVLDNPTGYGRILRNRDGKVEGIVEEKDARIEQKAIREINTGIFVLPNRYLDNWLGALSAENAQGEYYLTDVIALAVRDGIHVNPMMVRASYLASGVNNKIQLAELERIYQREQSSALLRQGVTLRDPARLDIRGSLKVGLDVVIDVNCVFEGDNELGDNVQIGANCIIKNAKIGAGTVVQPFSHFENCEIGANAQIGPFARLRPQAVLADDVHIGNFVEVKNSTIGKGSKANHLTYLGDATIGTNTNIGAGTITCNYDGVNKHKTVIGNDVRIGSDTMLVAPVTIEDKVTTGAGSVITKNCELGKLVVARAQQVVIENWQRPEKTPVTPAQTESTEKPTKSKTPRKRSTKR from the coding sequence ATGTCATTAAATATTATTATTTTAGCGGCTGGTAAAGGCACGCGTATGTATTCCAATATGCCCAAAGTGTTGCACCAAATTGCGGGTAAATCCATGCTGGAACACGTTATCAATGTTGCCGAAACACTCAAACCCAGTAACATCAACGTGGTAATCGGACATGGCAAAGAACAAGTTTTGGCACAACTTGCCCACAAAACCAACATCACTTGGGTGGAACAAACCGAACAATTAGGCACAGGACACGCCGTGAAAATGGTTTTGCCACATATTCCGCCGTATGGTCGTACATTGGTGTTATATGGTGATGTGCCTTTGATTGACACGGCTACTTTGTCGCAGTTGTTGGATACTGCAGGCGAACAAGTTGGACTTTTAACCGACGTATTGGACAATCCCACAGGCTACGGACGCATTCTCCGTAATCGTGATGGCAAAGTGGAAGGCATTGTGGAAGAAAAAGATGCACGTATCGAACAAAAAGCCATTCGCGAAATTAACACAGGGATTTTTGTGTTGCCGAATCGCTATTTGGATAACTGGTTGGGCGCACTCAGTGCAGAAAATGCACAAGGCGAATATTATTTGACAGATGTGATTGCGTTAGCGGTACGTGATGGCATTCATGTGAATCCGATGATGGTACGCGCATCGTATTTGGCATCGGGTGTGAATAATAAAATACAATTGGCTGAATTAGAACGCATTTATCAACGTGAACAAAGCAGTGCATTACTCCGACAAGGCGTAACCTTGCGTGATCCAGCGCGTTTGGACATTCGAGGCAGCCTGAAAGTGGGTTTAGATGTGGTGATTGATGTGAATTGTGTGTTTGAAGGCGACAACGAATTGGGCGACAACGTACAAATTGGCGCAAATTGCATCATTAAAAATGCCAAAATTGGTGCTGGTACAGTGGTTCAGCCGTTTAGTCATTTTGAGAATTGCGAAATTGGCGCGAATGCTCAAATTGGTCCGTTTGCGCGATTGCGTCCACAAGCGGTGCTGGCGGACGATGTGCATATTGGTAATTTTGTGGAAGTGAAAAACAGCACCATTGGAAAAGGAAGTAAGGCCAATCATTTGACTTATTTGGGTGATGCGACCATTGGCACAAACACCAACATTGGTGCAGGAACGATTACTTGCAATTATGATGGTGTGAATAAGCACAAAACCGTGATTGGTAATGATGTGCGGATTGGTTCGGATACGATGTTGGTTGCGCCTGTAACCATTGAAGACAAAGTAACCACAGGTGCAGGCAGCGTGATTACTAAAAATTGCGAATTGGGAAAATTGGTGGTAGCGCGTGCGCAACAAGTGGTGATTGAAAATTGGCAACGTCCCGAAAAAACGCCTGTTACACCAGCACAAACAGAGTCAACCGAAAAGCCAACCAAATCCAAAACCCCACGCAAACGCAGCACCAAACGTTGA